One window of the Triticum dicoccoides isolate Atlit2015 ecotype Zavitan chromosome 3B, WEW_v2.0, whole genome shotgun sequence genome contains the following:
- the LOC119282437 gene encoding protein IRON-RELATED TRANSCRIPTION FACTOR 2-like, with translation MEHQMFNEPFTSSMSSLEADIFSGGHHHLAPSLQLPGLDLDHDIPAAPAANNATSSGGLRSHRKMSHSAYERDSRKQLNEHYSNLRSLLPDDDHHTRKLGNPTIVSRVIKYIPELQKEVDGLEKKKEQLTRASCRPGDGTAPIVSATCLDDREIMVQVSLLNTMAGALPMSKCMKVLENQGLCLISSSASAFQNRTFYSLHLQRTQRTMSKECSAFCDELENAVKQKAGLHPHY, from the exons ATGGAGCACCAGATGTTCAACGAGCCGttcacgagcagcatgtcgtcactGGAGGCGGACATCTTCTCCGGTGGACACCACCACCTCGCGCCGTCCCTGCAGTTGCCGGGCCTAGACCTAGACCACGACATCCCGGCGGCGCCGGCTGCCAACAACGCCACCTCCTCTGGCGGCTTGAGGTCCCACCGAAAGATGAGCCACAGCGCGTACGAGCGCGACAGCCGCAAGCAGCTCAACGAGCATTATTCCAACCTTCGCTCCCTCCTCCCCGACGATGATCATCACACC AGGAAGCTGGGCAATCCGACCATTGTGTCGCGGGTGATCAAGTACATCCCGGAGCTGCAGAAGGAGGTAGACGgcctggagaagaagaaggagcagcTGACGCGGGCCAGCTGCAGGCCGGGAGATGGCACGGCTCCTATCGTCTCCGCCACCTGCCTTGACGACAGGGAAATCATGGTCCAGGTCAGCCTGCTGAACACCATGGCCGGTGCGCTGCCCATGTCCAAATGCATGAAGGTGCTGGAGAACCAAGGCCTCTGCCTCATCAGCTCGTCCGCTTCGGCTTTTCAGAACAGGACCTTCTACAGCCTTCATCTTCAG AGAACCCAACGAACAATGAGCAAGGAGTGCTCAGCATTTTGTGACGAACTGGAGAACGCCGTGAAGCAAAAGGCGGGACTACATCCACATTACTAG